A stretch of the Longimicrobium sp. genome encodes the following:
- a CDS encoding DUF4331 family protein — protein sequence MTLAKTRGRLGAAAVLTAAALAGVALMAREGTSSDHVDTAEVELSPQLDINDVYVFPGSADNRIVLVMDVASPINALGRSITRFDPNALYQFKIDNNGDAREDLVLQFLFDEMSDGSARVNVLGPAAPNNVDTQGMRNRPVAGPVSANNAYNATFTTANGMTVFAGPRNDPFYIDLEQFLQIVPDRRPATFLTEVATDNKNPTAFCGPAAPFDTTCQPKDLLLGANTLSIVVEMPESMLGAATGNDAKLGIWATIGR from the coding sequence ATGACACTGGCGAAAACGCGGGGCCGACTGGGTGCGGCCGCCGTACTGACCGCCGCCGCTCTGGCGGGCGTGGCCCTGATGGCCCGCGAAGGCACCAGCTCCGACCACGTCGACACCGCCGAGGTGGAACTGAGCCCGCAGCTCGACATCAACGACGTGTACGTGTTCCCCGGCAGCGCCGACAACCGGATCGTGCTGGTGATGGACGTGGCCTCGCCCATCAACGCGCTGGGCCGCAGCATCACGCGGTTCGACCCCAACGCGCTGTACCAGTTCAAGATCGACAACAACGGCGACGCCCGCGAAGACCTGGTGCTGCAGTTCCTGTTCGACGAGATGAGCGACGGAAGCGCCCGCGTGAACGTGCTCGGGCCCGCGGCGCCCAACAACGTCGACACGCAGGGAATGCGGAACCGCCCGGTGGCCGGGCCCGTTTCGGCGAACAACGCCTACAACGCCACGTTCACCACGGCCAACGGCATGACGGTGTTCGCCGGGCCGCGCAACGACCCCTTCTACATCGATCTCGAGCAGTTCCTGCAGATCGTGCCGGACCGCCGCCCCGCCACCTTCCTGACCGAAGTGGCGACGGACAACAAGAACCCGACGGCCTTCTGCGGCCCCGCCGCGCCGTTCGACACCACCTGCCAGCCCAAGGACCTGCTCCTGGGCGCCAACACCCTGTCGATCGTGGTGGAAATGCCCGAGTCGATGCTGGGCGCGGCCACGGGGAACGACGCCAAGCTGGGTATCTGGGCCACCATCGGCCGCTGA
- a CDS encoding glucose 1-dehydrogenase gives MRGVRELFDLTGRVALVTGGGRGLGEQIARGLAQAGAAVALGSRKRDACGEVAGELAGEYGARTLALRLDVSSEDEVRAAFEQAEAELGPVDLLVNNAGTSWGAPAAEMTVDAWRKVMEVNATGTFLCSRELGRRLIARGAPGAILNVASIAGMKGSPPEIMDAAGYSASKGAVIALTRDLAVKWARHRIRVNAVAPGFFPTKMTEHVLAHAEKALSRLVPLGRVGGDDELLGAALFLLSPAASYVTGQVLAVDGGMSAM, from the coding sequence ATGCGCGGCGTACGCGAGCTGTTCGACCTGACGGGGCGCGTGGCGCTGGTCACCGGCGGCGGGCGCGGGCTGGGCGAGCAGATTGCACGCGGGCTGGCGCAGGCGGGCGCCGCGGTGGCGCTGGGGTCGCGCAAGCGCGACGCGTGCGGGGAGGTGGCGGGCGAACTGGCGGGGGAGTACGGCGCGCGGACGCTGGCGCTGCGGCTGGACGTGTCGTCCGAGGACGAGGTGCGCGCCGCGTTCGAGCAGGCGGAGGCGGAGCTAGGGCCCGTGGACCTGCTGGTGAACAACGCCGGCACCTCGTGGGGCGCGCCCGCCGCGGAGATGACGGTGGACGCGTGGCGCAAGGTGATGGAGGTGAACGCCACCGGCACCTTCCTCTGCTCGCGCGAGCTGGGGCGCCGCCTGATCGCCCGGGGCGCGCCCGGAGCCATCCTGAACGTGGCGTCCATCGCGGGGATGAAGGGAAGCCCGCCGGAGATCATGGACGCTGCGGGATACAGCGCGTCGAAGGGGGCGGTGATCGCGCTGACGCGCGACCTGGCGGTGAAGTGGGCGCGCCACCGCATCCGGGTGAACGCGGTAGCCCCGGGCTTCTTTCCCACCAAGATGACCGAGCACGTGCTGGCCCACGCTGAAAAGGCCCTGTCGCGCCTGGTGCCGCTGGGCCGCGTGGGTGGAGACGACGAGCTGCTGGGCGCGGCGCTCTTCCTGCTCTCTCCCGCGGCGAGCTACGTCACGGGCCAGGTGCTGGCGGTGGACGGCGGCATGTCGGCGATGTAG
- a CDS encoding HAD-IA family hydrolase, producing the protein MDAGQVGPDGGARPGADRADGRALELIALLGARGVPIAVASSSPMSFIDQVLSELGVSDAFAARATGEEVPRGKPAPDVFLLAARRLGVAPERCTVIEDAVAGMTAARAAGMRCVALLHDPTRPLPADLAVRSLREAVTDPERILGLG; encoded by the coding sequence GTGGACGCGGGACAAGTGGGGCCGGATGGCGGAGCGCGCCCCGGGGCGGATCGTGCCGATGGACGGGCGCTCGAGCTGATCGCCCTGCTCGGCGCGCGCGGCGTGCCCATCGCGGTCGCCTCCAGCTCGCCGATGTCGTTCATCGACCAGGTGCTTTCCGAACTCGGCGTGAGCGATGCCTTCGCCGCGCGGGCGACGGGGGAGGAGGTGCCGCGCGGAAAGCCGGCGCCGGACGTGTTCCTGCTCGCGGCCCGCCGGCTGGGCGTGGCGCCGGAGCGCTGCACGGTCATCGAGGATGCAGTGGCGGGGATGACCGCGGCGCGCGCGGCGGGAATGCGCTGCGTGGCCCTGCTGCACGACCCCACGCGCCCCCTTCCCGCCGACCTCGCCGTTCGCTCCCTGCGCGAGGCCGTCACCGATCCCGAGCGGATCCTGGGGCTGGGGTGA
- a CDS encoding DUF4331 family protein, with product MWKMKTAGALALALVAALSAGACSDDATRTIVEVQKKDTVTVTIRDTVRVGNTSLVFDQIERLGNPLVSEVFVEKREHDFFNTTNPITDVANFRDDIQRFVTGVAGRDAAYATAVAAALTPDMLAVFPNRAAGVTAANTDASALVGWLTHALAPNNTGYGGRKLDNDDAVDKGLMVIFGTALGNTNNVSPGLSTDNVPDNQTDPDAFPYVAAPN from the coding sequence ATGTGGAAGATGAAAACGGCGGGCGCCCTGGCGCTCGCCCTGGTGGCGGCCCTGAGCGCCGGCGCCTGCAGCGACGATGCGACGCGCACGATCGTCGAGGTGCAGAAGAAGGACACGGTCACCGTGACCATCCGCGACACGGTTCGCGTGGGCAACACCAGCCTGGTGTTCGACCAGATCGAGCGCCTGGGCAACCCCCTGGTGAGCGAGGTGTTCGTGGAGAAGCGTGAGCACGACTTCTTCAACACCACCAACCCCATCACGGACGTCGCCAACTTCCGTGACGACATCCAGCGCTTCGTCACCGGCGTCGCCGGGCGCGACGCGGCCTACGCGACGGCTGTCGCGGCGGCGCTGACCCCCGACATGCTGGCGGTGTTCCCCAACCGCGCGGCCGGCGTGACGGCGGCCAACACCGACGCCTCGGCGCTGGTGGGGTGGCTGACCCATGCGCTGGCGCCCAACAACACGGGCTACGGAGGCCGCAAGCTCGACAACGACGACGCGGTCGACAAGGGCCTCATGGTGATCTTCGGCACGGCGCTGGGCAACACGAACAACGTCAGCCCGGGCCTGAGCACCGACAACGTTCCCGACAACCAGACGGACCCCGACGCCTTCCCGTACGTCGCGGCGCCCAACTGA